A stretch of Cicer arietinum cultivar CDC Frontier isolate Library 1 chromosome 5, Cicar.CDCFrontier_v2.0, whole genome shotgun sequence DNA encodes these proteins:
- the LOC101495456 gene encoding uncharacterized protein — translation MLGFSYGEIFLLLGATAALIGPKDLPIISRTAGRLAGRAIGYVQLARGQLETVMQQSQARQVHKELQDTMAQLDAIRHEIRSISIINPGPLTRRLDNLDQTFISDDNMKPKDDGVNNLISSLTKDSTPLPSNSRNMQSQATTYARLAEAPAIKNGSLANSTEVGKIEDDLQLIVLPVSAENTGLLPNRGTDVKGSDIVQEAILEAEVAHNAKEFFSQPQNQV, via the coding sequence ATGTTGGGATTTTCATATGGAGAAATATTTTTGTTGCTGGGAGCCACTGCTGCTCTGATTGGTCCAAAGGATTTGCCGATTATATCCAGAACAGCAGGGAGGTTAGCTGGTCGCGCTATTGGTTATGTACAACTAGCTCGTGGACAGTTGGAAACTGTTATGCAGCAATCTCAAGCTCGTCAGGTTCATAAGGAACTTCAGGATACAATGGCACAGCTAGATGCTATTCGGCATGAAATTCGAAGTATATCAATCATAAATCCTGGCCCCTTAACTCGGAGACTTGATAATCTTGACCAGACATTTATCTCAGATGACAACATGAAACCAAAAGATGATGGGGTGAATAACTTGATATCCTCTCTAACCAAGGATTCAACTCCACTTCCATCCAATTCACGCAATATGCAAAGTCAAGCAACTACTTATGCCAGATTGGCAGAAGCCCCCGCCATAAAGAATGGTTCATTGGCAAATAGCACTGAAGTTGGGAAGATTGAAGATGATCTACAACTTATCGTCTTGCCAGTTTCTGCTGAAAATACTGGACTCTTACCAAATCGTGGGACTGATGTGAAAGGATCTGACATAGTTCAAGAAGCAATATTGGAGGCAGAGGTAGCTCATAATGCAAAGGAATTCTTTTCACAACCCCAAAATCAAGTATGA